One genomic window of Glycine soja cultivar W05 chromosome 9, ASM419377v2, whole genome shotgun sequence includes the following:
- the LOC114425196 gene encoding probable polygalacturonase, giving the protein MEFLWKTLMRIHVIRTFFALLLVALLSSEGVESRKAKVVTTSLEYNAINCRAHSASLTDFGGVGDGKASNTKAFQSAISHLSQYASEGGSQLYVPAGKWLTGSFSLTSHFTLYLDKDAVLLASQDITEWPVLEPLPSYGRGRDAPAGRFTSLIFGTNLTDVIVTGENGTIDGQGEFWWQQFHRKKLKYTRPYLIELMFSDNIQISNLTLLNSPSWNVHPVYSSNIIVQGITIFAPVTSPNTDGINPDSCTNVRIEDCYIVSGDDCVAVKSGWDEYGIKFGWPTKQLMIRRLTCISPYSATIALGSEMSGGIQDVRAEDITAIQTESGVRIKTAVGRGGYVKDIYVKRMTLHTMKWAFKMTGDYNSHADSHYDPNALPEIKNINYRDVVAENVTIAARFQGISNDPFTGICIANVTLRMAAKAKKQPWTCTDIEGMTSGVTPPPCGLLPDQGPEKITACDFPADSLPIDMLELKKCTTTMTFVGV; this is encoded by the exons ATGGAGTTCTTGTGGAAAACTCTCATGAGGATACAC GTGATTAGAACATTTTTTGCTCTCCTTTTGGTTGCACTTTTAAGTTCAGAGGGAGTAGAGAGCAGAAAAGCCAAAGTTGTGACCACTTCCTTAGAGTACAATGCTATAAACTGCAGAGCTCACAGTGCTTCATTGACAGATTTTGGTGGTGTTGGAGATGGAAAAGCATCCAACACAAAGGCATTTCAGTCTGCAATAAGTCACCTTAGTCAGTATGCTTCTGAAGGTGGCTCTCAGCTCTATGTTCCTGCAGGAAAATGGCTCACTGGTAGCTTCAGCCTCACTAGTCACTTCACACTTTATCTTGACAAAGATGCTGTTCTCCTTGCTTCTCAG GATATAACTGAGTGGCCTGTGCTCGAACCCCTCCCATCATACGGTAGAGGAAGAGACGCACCGGCAGGAAGATTCACAAGCCTCATATTTGGAACAAACCTTACTGATGTTATTGTCACAG GTGAAAATGGCACCATAGATGGTCAGGGTGAGTTTTGGTGGCAGCAATTTCACAGGAAGAAGTTGAAGTACACTCGCCCATACCTGATTGAATTGATGTTCTCAGACAACATTCAAATCTCAAATCTAACTCTCCTCAATTCCCCATCATGGAATGTTCATCCTGTTTACAGCAG CAATATTATTGTGCAAGGCATCACCATTTTTGCTCCTGTCACATCTCCTAACACTGATGGCATCAACCCAG ATTCTTGCACAAATGTAAGAATTGAAGATTGCTATATAGTTTCTGGTGATGACTGTGTGGCTGTAAAGAGTGGATGGGATGAGTACGGCATAAAATTTGGGTGGCCCACCAAACAGCTAATGATAAGAAGGCTAACATGCATTTCACCATACAGTGCAACCATTGCCTTGGGAAGTGAGATGTCAGGTGGAATCCAAGATGTGAGAGCTGAGGACATCACAGCAATCCAAACAGAATCAGGTGTCAGAATCAAGACTGCAGTTGGGAGAGGAGGGTATGTGAAGGACATATATGTGAAGAGAATGACCTTGCATACTATGAAATGGGCATTTAAGATGACTGGTGACTATAACTCACATGCTGATAGTCACTATGACCCTAATGCCTTGCCTGAGATAAAAAACATCAACTATAGAGATGTTGTGGCAGAAAATGTGACCATAGCTGCTAGGTTCCAAGGAATCTCCAATGACCCCTTTACAGGAATCTGCATTGCAAATGTGACACTAAGAATGGCAGCCAAGGCCAAGAAGCAGCCTTGGACCTGCACTGATATTGAAGGGATGACGAGCGGGGTGACTCCTCCGCCTTGTGGTTTGTTACCTGATCAAGGGCCAGAGAAGATTACAGCATGTGATTTCCCAGCAGATAGTCTACCCATTGATATGTTGGAGCTTAAGAAATGTACTACAACCATGACATTTGTTGGAGTGTAG